The Coffea eugenioides isolate CCC68of chromosome 8, Ceug_1.0, whole genome shotgun sequence genome has a segment encoding these proteins:
- the LOC113779872 gene encoding 60S ribosomal protein L37-3-like, which translates to MGKGTGSFGKRRNKTHTLCVRCGRRSFHLQKSRCASCGYPAARLRKYNWSIKAIRRKTTGTGRMRYLRHVAVRFKSNFREGTVAAPRKKVAADAAS; encoded by the exons ATG ggaaaaggaacAGGTAGTTTTGGTAAGAGAAGGAACAAAACACACACACTGTGTGTGAGATGTGGGCGGCGGAGCTTCCACCTGCAGAAGAGTCGTTGTGCTTCATGTGGTTACCCTGCAGCTCGTCTTCGGAAAT ATAATTGGAGCATCAAGGCAATTCGAAGAAAGACCACTGGAACAGGCCGTATGAGGTACCTACGTCATGTTGCTGTtaggttcaaaagtaacttcaGAGAAG GTACTGTAGCAGCACCAAGAAAGAAGGTAGCAGCTGATGCAGCATCATAA